GTGTTCAAAGCCGGCGGCCTGGGCAGCATCGATACCCGCCAGCACCCGCTCCAGCTTGCCAATCCGCGTCAACTCACGGAATTTCACGGGGTCAAGGCTGTCGAGACTGATATTCAGTCGGTCGACGCCGGCCGCTTTCAAGGGGCCAGCGAACTCTTCCAACCGGCCACCGTTGGTGGTCATGCAGAGTTCCTTCAGGCCCGGTAACTGTCTAAGGCGTTCAGCCAAGCCCACCACCCCGGGGCGCACCAAGGGCTCGCCACCGGTAAGACGAATCTTGCTCACCCCGCAGGCGACAAGGTTTCGGGCGATGACCTCAATTTCTTCGAGAGAAAGGATTTCAGATTTTGGCAGGAAGGTCATGTCCTCCGACATGCAGTAGACACAACGGAAGTCGCAGCGGTCAGTGACGGAGATACGGACGTAGGTGACCTCCCGCCCGAAATTGTCGACTAATGCTGCCGTCATGCTTCCATTCCTCTCAAGTCCGTTGCCAATGACCTGAACGCCCGCCCTTCTTCTCGAGCAGACGCACGCCCTCGATTTCCATGCCCCGATCGACCGCCTTGCACATGTCATACAGCGTCAGTGCCGCAATATTGGCCGCGGTCAGCGCTTCCATCTCCACACCCGTCTGACCGGAGAGGCGGCAGGTGACCTCGACATGAACGCCGGTTGGGACCTCGGTGTTCGGTGTCAGTTCCACCTTAACAGATGTGAGGTTAAGGGCGTGGCACAGGGGGATCAATTCGTGGGTTTTTTTGGCCGCCATAATACCCGCCACCCGTGCCACGGCCAGCACATCGCCCTTCGGGTGCTCCCCTTCGACGATCATGTCCACGGTTTCCGGCAACATGCGAATAAAGGCCTCGGCACGTGCTTCACGGCTGGTCGCGGCCTTGTCCGTGACATCCACCATGCGCGCCGCGCCGGATTCATCGAGATGTGTCAGCTCACTCAACGGTTTCTCCTTGATGTTCCGGAACTTCATTCCACCACGCGCCGATGGCCGCCACGCCCTGACCGCCCGCCTCACGGGCGATCCGGCTTTCGCCCCAGCGAAGTCCGCCCAAGGCGTAAACGGGAAGGGTGGCACCCGCCACGCTATCGCCGAAAGCGACCCAACCCAAGGTCGCAGCGCCGGGGTGACTGGCAGTCGCCATAACCGGCCCCAGGGTCGCGAAATCCGCACCCAGCCGGGCGGCATGGGCCAGTTCGTCCGCGCTATGACAGGATACGCCCAACCAGGCAGTGTTGGCCAACGGCCGCCGTTTAAGCGTTTGGGCGATTCGCCACGGTAAGTGTACGCCCGACGCCGGCACCTGTTCGAGCAACGCGGGGTCGCCATGGAGGATCACCTGAATCTCCCTTGGATTGCACCAGACTGTAATGCGATGTGCCAGGGCCTCATAAGCTGCGTCATCAAGCCATGGCGCCCGTAACAGGAACCATTCAGGACGTAAACGCCCCAGGCGGTCGCAAACGACTTCAAAGAGCGTCTGTTCGTCCAGCCCGTCGCCACCGCTGATCGGATAGGTGCCGGGTAACTTCAGGGCGCGAATGATTGGCCGATTAGCGGCCGGAAAATCTCCATCGCTTAGCGCGGAGATATCGAGCCATTGCACCGGCTGTCCCTCACGACCATGCGGCACGCCCTCGTAACTGTCGGTTGACCAGACATCGAGAAATACCCGCTTATCCCCATAGTCGTGTCGAATGCCGATCACGGGCTGCAGTAAACGGGGATTGATGTGAATGCCCACTTCCTCCTGAAGTTCGCGAGCCAGGGCATGCTGAACGCTCTCGCCAGGCTCCACCTTACCCCCAGGGAACTCAAGCAGGCCGCCCTGGTGGGCATGATCCGGGCGGCGTGCAATCAGGACGTCGCGACCGCGGCGCACCACGCCGACGGCGACGTGTACTTCCTTCATCGTCAGGTCCGGTATTCGGCGTTGATGGTCACGTAATCGTGGGACAGGTCGCAGGTCCACACCGTTTCCGCGATCTCGCCGCGGCCGAGGGCGACCCGGATCGTGATATCGGACTGGTTCATCACTCCCTGCCCGCGAGCCTCGGTATAGTCCGCTGCGCGCCCGCCATTGCGTACCAAGGCGACATCGCCAAGATCAATCTCGATAGCCGTCAGATCAAGATCGGGTACTCCGGCGCGTCCGACTGCCGCGAGGATGCGCCCCCAATTGGGGTCGGACGCGAACAGGGCCGTTTTCACCAACGGTGAATGTGCAATGGTATAGGCAACGTCGAGGGCTTCCTGGGTATTACCCGCTTGTTCGACACGGATACCGATAAACTTTGTGGCGCCTTCGCCGTCACGCACGATCGCATGGGCCAGGGTCATGAAGATTTCCCGCAGGGCATCGCGGAACGCCGGCAGGTGGCCGCTATCCCGGGTGATTTGCGGTGCTTCGCTCTTGCCGGTCGCGATCAGCATGCAGGCATCATTGGTGGAAGTATCGCCATCGATCGTGATGCGGTTGAAGGACTTCTCGCCCAACTCGGAGACCAGCTCTTGCAACAAGCCGGGCTCAATGGCGGCGTCAGTGGCAATAAAACCGAGCATAGTGGCCATGTTCGGCCGGATCATACCGGCGCCCTTGCTGATGCCGGAAATATGGATGGCATGGCCCTCCAGGTCCAGCATGCGCGTTGCGCCCTTGGGGAGGGTATCGGTGGTCATGATGCCCTGGGCCGCTTCGGTCCAATTGACCTCGGACAGGTTATCCAGTGCCTCGGGCAGACCGCTGCGGATTTTCTCGACCGGAAGCGGCTCGCCGATAACACCGGTGGAGAACGGCAGTATTTGCTCCGGCTGGATACCAGCCAATTCCGCCAAA
The window above is part of the Marinobacter nanhaiticus D15-8W genome. Proteins encoded here:
- the moaC gene encoding cyclic pyranopterin monophosphate synthase MoaC — its product is MVDVTDKAATSREARAEAFIRMLPETVDMIVEGEHPKGDVLAVARVAGIMAAKKTHELIPLCHALNLTSVKVELTPNTEVPTGVHVEVTCRLSGQTGVEMEALTAANIAALTLYDMCKAVDRGMEIEGVRLLEKKGGRSGHWQRT
- a CDS encoding Nudix family hydrolase; translation: MKEVHVAVGVVRRGRDVLIARRPDHAHQGGLLEFPGGKVEPGESVQHALARELQEEVGIHINPRLLQPVIGIRHDYGDKRVFLDVWSTDSYEGVPHGREGQPVQWLDISALSDGDFPAANRPIIRALKLPGTYPISGGDGLDEQTLFEVVCDRLGRLRPEWFLLRAPWLDDAAYEALAHRITVWCNPREIQVILHGDPALLEQVPASGVHLPWRIAQTLKRRPLANTAWLGVSCHSADELAHAARLGADFATLGPVMATASHPGAATLGWVAFGDSVAGATLPVYALGGLRWGESRIAREAGGQGVAAIGAWWNEVPEHQGETVE
- the argJ gene encoding bifunctional glutamate N-acetyltransferase/amino-acid acetyltransferase ArgJ, which gives rise to MAVGLGPLPEFYPVAGLRLGIARAGIKKPGRRDLVLLALEEGARVAGIFTRNQFCAAPVLVTRDHLSKASPRFLMINTGNANAGNGEKGMVDAQACCSALAELAGIQPEQILPFSTGVIGEPLPVEKIRSGLPEALDNLSEVNWTEAAQGIMTTDTLPKGATRMLDLEGHAIHISGISKGAGMIRPNMATMLGFIATDAAIEPGLLQELVSELGEKSFNRITIDGDTSTNDACMLIATGKSEAPQITRDSGHLPAFRDALREIFMTLAHAIVRDGEGATKFIGIRVEQAGNTQEALDVAYTIAHSPLVKTALFASDPNWGRILAAVGRAGVPDLDLTAIEIDLGDVALVRNGGRAADYTEARGQGVMNQSDITIRVALGRGEIAETVWTCDLSHDYVTINAEYRT